One region of Pangasianodon hypophthalmus isolate fPanHyp1 chromosome 15, fPanHyp1.pri, whole genome shotgun sequence genomic DNA includes:
- the LOC113541437 gene encoding V-set and immunoglobulin domain-containing protein 10-like 2, which produces MINRLLVVRDFSITAFLLPLLLHGLEITDPGQVAYRENRISGVVEHEVTLECGSTLPDVYIWSFTKPGTETIRAVVYNFGKGPKLQQLAQDLGDLNIINNSASLFTRTLLLAAEGLYTCQALYDSTEGPRLYYYYIYLRVLVPVSNPHIQLSDSSAVEGSLFWMRCDLENGTEPIHYIWEQENDSGEVSILSESNRSLIIITSVNRNHTGWFRCLARNEVNQQRSDRIWLDVLYGPDMPQINASVYSVTEGGYSALEKGNVSLMCQATSKPFSQYVWFYNNSEIYSGPQLTIIKILRVHAGNYTCLAQNTYINNHAQKTITLTVYYPPDGVPSCSIFSTNNYTDLALFCSWEGGNPPATLSWSPYVNGQNSLGIANVTRIQPGPEVANNSVFTCYGSHVALNSTRTCSTRTWLPYGEPQCSANSSLNNEYLMLSCYWERGVPLALVWWASSSGDMQSLPEENSNTLFLRSSATYNGKTFVCHVKHPLIKESKKCVVILEKPVLMPQQSVVSVFEGNDIQLTCMLSKTYPPVTKYTWYNNLKQTVGDKPKKYVVQQAGTWSNLTVRETDSKVDSGHYWCSATNALGGTEISILLLVMRHPTPPNVTISKIIYSGRQRTNVNVEWLVQEYGDITGFFIEHQKLTAPVEKSDIVPVWQKVTENLDPSTRSYQITNLDPSTMYAFRVTPVNRRTIGYPSEIKSPVSTPVSKPYILLSDSSPVEGASVWMHCGLDEGTAPIEYTWEQESHSGLVTILSESNSSLINITSVTRNHAGWFRCLARNEVNQQRSDRLWLDVIFGPDVPQIDVTPYSVMDRGYSALEKETVSLLCQASSNPPSQYVWFYNNSQVFTGPQLTITKILRMHTGYYACLAQNTYLNTRSKKTITLTIYYPPDGSPSCSIFPVNNYTDLALSCSWKGGYPPPTLNWSPYVNGDNREGVTITQIQPGPETANNSVFTCFGSHVALNVAQTCITRTWLPYGEPKCSAYATRNNEYLMLSCSWEGGVPRALLWWASSSGDMQGTSEENSNILVLRSSATYSGKAFVCHAKHPLVKESKQCVLKLEAPVLMTQRSVVSVYEGNDVQLTCILSKNYPAVTEITWYNNIKQNVGETPNKYVLEQAASWFNLTVRETDSKVDSGQYWCSAANAVGGAEIPVLLLVMRYPMPPNVTISKITYSSQKRTDVILEWLVQRDDDLTGFFIERQTLPVGKSDAVPLWQKVVVDLDPSTRSYQITNLDPSGKYAFRVTAVNYRTTGHPSEVKSPANPPFKAYPAVIGAAFGGMLLATLTTVLLFIFVLRIRNNNPRLHDMIFGRHNSQSRENINFPEDEVVGGAEDEGGTGETKPGPSMAQSRSAAMLTTTSSDSNQAKSP; this is translated from the exons ATGATAAACAGACTGTTAGTGGTGCGTGATTTCTCCATAACTGCATTCCTGCTTCCTCTCCTCCTGCACG GCTTGGAGATCACAGATCCTGGCCAAGTGGcttacagagaaaacagaatCAGTGGAGTGGTGGAACATGAAGTAACACTGGAATGTGGCTCCACCCTCCCTGATGTCTACATCTGGAGCTTCACCAAACCAGGCACTGAGACAATTCGAGCCGTGGTGTATAACTTTGGCAAGGGTCCAAAGCTGCAACAGCTGGCTCAGGACTTGGGTGACCTGAACATCATCAATAACAGTGCCTCTCTGTTTACAAGAACACTTCTTCTAGCTGCAGAGGGCTTGTACACCTGCCAAGCTTTGTATGACAGTACAGAGGGGCCAAGgctttactactactacatctATCTGCGAGTTTTAG TTCCTGTGTCCAATCCCCACATTCAGCTGAGTGACTCCTCAGCAGTTGAAGGATCATTATTTTGGATGCGTTGTGATCTGGAAAATGGCACAGAACCCATTCACTACATATGGGAACAGGAGAATGACAGTGGGGAGGTCAGCATACTGTCTGAGAGCAACAGAAGTCTGATCATCATTACCTCAGTTAACCGCAACCACACAGGATGGTTCAGGTGCCTGGCCAGGAACGAGGTCAATCAGCAGCGCAGTGACCGGATCTGGCTAGACGTCTTAT ATGGTCCTGACATGCCACAGATCAATGCTTCCGTCTACTCAGTAACAGAGGGGGGCTATTCAGCACTGGAAAAAGGAAACGTCTCCCTCATGTGTCAAGCCACTTCAAAACCTTTTAGCCAGTATGTCTGGTTCTACAACAACTCAGAGATCTACTCTGGACCACAGCTTACCATCATCAAAATCCTGCGAGTGCATGCAGGAAACTACACCTGTCTGGCCCAGAATACTTACATCAACAACCATGCACAGAAAACCATCACTCTCACCGTCTACT ATCCACCAGATGGTGTTCCTTCATGTTCTATTTTCTCAACAAACAACTACACTGACCTGGCTCTCTTCTGTTCCTGGGAGGGGGGTAACCCTCCAGCTACCCTCAGCTGGAGTCCATATGTGAATGGACAGAACTCACTGGGTATCGCTAACGTCACTCGGATTCAGCCAGGACCTGAGGTGGCTAACAACTCTGTATTCACCTGCTATGGCTCACATGTTGCACTAAACAGCACCCGAACATGCAGCACCAGGACAT GGCTGCCCTATGGAGAGCCTCAGTGCTCTGCCAATTCCAGCCTTAATAATGAGTACCTGATGTTGTCCTGTTACTGGGAGCGTGGTGTTCCTCTGGCCTTAGTGTGGTGGGCTTCCAGTTCAGGAGACATGCAGAGTTTACCCGAGGAGAACTCCAACACCTTGTTCCTGCGCTCAAGTGCCACATACAATGGCAAAACCTTTGTGTGTCATGTCAAACATCCACTGATTAAAGAGAGCAAGAAATGTGTGGTAATACTAG AGAAGCCAGTCTTGATGCCTCAGCAGAGTGTGGTTTCTGTTTTTGAGGGCAATGATATCCAGCTCACttgcatgttgagtaaaacttaCCCTCCAGTTACAAAGTACACATGGTACAACAACTTAAAGCAGACCGTAGGAGACAAACCCAAGAAGTATGTTGTTCAGCAAGCTGGAACCTGGTCGAACCTGACTGTACGGGAGACAGACAGCAAGGTGGACAGTGGACATTACTGGTGCTCTGCTACCAATGCTCTCGGAGGAACAGAGATTTCCATTTTACTGCTAGTGATGA GGCACCCAACACCTCCCAATGTGACCATCAGTAAGATCATATACAGTGGGCGTCAGAGGACAAACGTCAACGTGGAGTGGTTGGTTCAGGAATATGGTGACATCACTGGGTTCTTCATTGAGCATCAAAAGCTCACTGCCCCTGTAGAGAAGAGTGACATTGTCCCTGTCTGGCAGAAAGTCACTGAAAATCTGGACCCCAGCACACGCAGTTACCAGATCACCAATCTGGACCCCAGTACCATGTATGCATTCCGTGTAACACCTGTCAATCGCCGTACCATTGGATATCCTTCTGAGATCAAGAGCCCAG TGTCAACACCTGTGTCCAAACCCTACATCCTGCTGAGTGACTCGTCACCTGTGGAAGGAGCATCAGTGTGGATGCACTGTGGTCTGGATGAGGGAACTGCTCCTATAGAATACACATGGGAGCAGGAGAGCCACAGTGGGCTTGTCACCATATTATCCGAGAGCAACAGCAGTTTGATTAACATTACCTCAGTGACCCGCAATCATGCAGGCTGGTTCAGGTGCCTGGCAAGGAACGAGGTTAATCAGCAGCGCAGTGACCGACTCTGGTTAGATGTTATAT TTGGTCCAGACGTGCCACAGATTGATGTAACACCCTACTCAGTAATGGATCGAGGATACTCAGCTCTGGAGAAAGAGACTGTTTCCCTCCTATGTCAAGCTTCCTCCAACCCTCCCAGTCAGTACGTTTGGTTCTACAATAACTCCCAGGTCTTCACTGGACCACAGCTCACCATCACCAAGATTCTGCGAATGCACACAGGTTACTACGCCTGTCTGGCCCAGAACACTTACCTGAACACCCGCTCCAAGAAAACCATCACTCTCACCATCTACT ACCCACCAGACGGCAGTCCATCTTGTTCTATTTTCCCAGTGAACAACTACACTGACCTGGCTTTGTCCTGTTCCTGGAAGGGAGGTTATCCTCCACCTACCCTGAACTGGAGTCCATATGTGAATGGAGACAACAGAGAGGGTGTTACTATCACACAGATTCAGCCAGGGCCTGAGACAGCTAACAACTCTGTATTCACTTGCTTTGGCTCACATGTTGCGCTAAATGTTGCCCAAACCTGTATCACTAGAACTT GGTTGCCATATGGAGAACCCAAGTGTTCTGCATATGCGACGCGTAATAACGAGTACCTGATGCTGTCCTGCTCCTGGGAGGGTGGTGTCCCTCGGGCTCTGCTGTGGTGGGCTTCCAGTTCAGGAGACATGCAGGGCACATCTGAGGAGAACTCCAACATCCTGGTTCTGCGCTCCAGTGCCACCTATAGCGGCAAAGCGTTTGTTTGCCATGCCAAACATCCACTGGTTAAAGAGAGTAAGCAGTGCGTGTTAAAGTTAG AGGCACCAGTGTTAATGACTCAACGCAGTGTGGTTTCAGTGTATGAGGGCAATGATGTCCAGCTGACCTGCATCCTGAGTAAAAACTACCCGgcagtcacagagatcacctGGTACAATAACATAAAGCAGAACGTTGGTGAGACACCCAATAAATATGTCCTTGAGCAAGCTGCCTCCTGGTTTAACCTGACTGTGAGGGAAACAGACAGCAAGGTGGACAGTGGACAGTACTGGTGCTCGGCTGCTAATGCTGTCGGAGGAGCAGAGATTCCCGTCTTGCTCCTAGTAATGA GGTACCCAATGCCTCCAAACGTGACCATCAGTAAGATCACATACAGCAGCCAGAAGAGGACAGATGTCATCCTGGAGTGGTTGGTCCAGAGAGATGATGACCTCACTGGGTTCTTCATCGAGCGTCAGACGCTCCCTGTAGGCAAGAGTGATGCTGTTCCTCTTTGGCAGAAAGTGGTAGTAGATTTGGATCCAAGCACCCGCAGCTACCAGATCACCAATCTGGATCCTAGTGGGAAATATGCATTCCGTGTGACTGCTGTCAATTACAGAACCACTGGACATCCATCAGAGGTCAAGAGCCCAG CAAACCCACCCTTTAAAGCTTATCCTGCTGTTATTGGAGCAGCCTTCGGAGGAATGCTTCTTGCAACATTAACTACAGTCCTGCTCTTCATTTTTGTGCTGCGGATTCGCAACAATAATCCTC GTCTTCACGACATGATATTTGGCAG GCATAACAGCCAGTCCAGAGAAAATATCAACTTCCCAGAGGACGAGGTTGTTGGAGGAGCAGAAGACGAGGGAGGCACCGGAGAGACAAAGCcag GACCATCGATGGCACAGTCAAGATCCGCTGCAATGCTCACAACCACCTCCTCTGACAGCAACCAGGCAAAATCACCATAA
- the LOC113541439 gene encoding titin, whose protein sequence is MIQRLSHFSLPIFILPLLQGLEITDPGQVVYKEDRISGVVEHEVILKCGPTLPDVYIWSFTKPGTEMIRAVVYNFGKGPKLQQLAQNLGDLNISNSASLYIEKLPLAAEGLYTCQALYDTSEGAKLYYYYVYLRVLVAVSKPYIFRSDSSAVEGLSFWMHCNLENGTEPIHYIWEQENHSGQVRILAESNSSLINVTLVTRNHTGWFRCLARNEVNEERSDWIWLDVLFGPDPPQIDGTTYSVTSQGYSVLEKRNISLVCQASSNPPSQYIWLYNNSEIYSGRQLTITNILRVNTGYYACLAQNTYLKTRSQKTITLTVYYPPDGMPTCSIFPVNNYTDLALFCSWKGGFPPATLKWSPYVNGENGQGVTNVTQIQPGLETGNNSVYTCYGSHVALNFTQTCNTRTWSPYGEPQCSANSSHSNEYLMLSCSWEGGFPQALAWWASSSGELQGTSKEATNILVLNSSATYNGKTFVCHAKHPLIKESKQCVIKLETPVLMTQHSVVSVYEGNDVQLTCNLSKNYPPVTEITWYNNSKQNIGETPRKYVLQQDGVWLNLTVRETDSKVDSGQYWCSAANAVGVAEIPILLLVMRHPLPPNITISKLIYSGRQRTDVNMEWQTQMDANFTGFFIEYQRLPVPVGRSDIAPLWQKVAENLEPSIRSYQITNLDPTSKYAFRVTAVNYRTVGNPAEMRSPVSVPVSKPYIILSDSSPLEGASVWIRCGLENGTDPIYYFWEQETRSGLVTTLAESNSSLINITWVTRNHTGWFRCLARNEANQQRSDRIWLDVIYGPDLPQIQATGYSVTEMGFSVHEKGNISLTCQASSNPPSQYVWFYNNSQVYIGPQLTITKINRMHSGNYTCLAQNTYLNTHAKKTITLTVYYPPDGFPSCTMFPANNYSDLALFCSWDGGYPPATLNWSPNVNGDNREVITNITRIQPGSDMANNSVFTCYGSHVALNSTQSCSTRTWLPYGEPRCSANSSRNNEYLILSCSWDGGFPRALLWWASSSGDMQGISELDTSTLVLRSSANYSGTTFVCHAKHPLAKESKQCSLKLEAPALMTQRSVVSVFEGTDALLTCILSKNYPVVTEITWYNKMKQKVEDNARKYIIQQAAGWSLTVRQTDGMVDSGQYWCSATNAVGAAEIPIMLLVIMPVSKPTILLSDSSPVEGTSVLMRCIVEKGTEPINYTWEQESQTGLITTLARENSSVVSVTRVSRNHTGWFRCLARNEVNQQRSDRIWLNVLYGPDLPQIDVTAYSVTDHGYTALENGNISLVCQASSNPPSQYVWFYNNSQVYVGPQLTIAKILRMQAGYYACLAQNANLNTRSKRTITLTVYYPPDGAPSCSIFPVNNYTDLALVCSWVGGYPPPSLNWSPYVNRDNPQGPANITRIQPGSETSNNSVFTCYGTHVALNVPQSCSTRTCEYSVSYVYVSCMCAFNNMLCFPGLPYGEPQCFVYVTRNNEYLMLSCTWEGGVPRALLSWVSSSGDLQGTSEENSNILVLRSSANYSGKAFICHAKHPLAKESKQCVLKLEAPVLMTQRSVVSVYEGNDVQLTCILSKNYPAVTEVTWYNNLKQNVGETPNKYILQNAAAWFNLTVRETDSMMDSGQYWCSATNAVGGAEIPVSLVVKRYPMPPNVTISKITYSSQKRTDVILEWLVQRDDDLTGFFIERQTLPVGKSDAVPLWQKVVVDLDPSTRSYQITNLDPSGKYAFRVTAVNYRTTGHPSEVKSPANPPFKAYPAVVGATIGGMLVATLTTVMLFIFVLRNRNSHPRLHSMIFGRQNSQSRENINFPEDEVVREAEGEGHTEETNSPNPDSNNQLT, encoded by the exons ATGATACAGAGACTGTCTCATTTCTCTCTACCTATTTTTATACTTCCTCTTCTGCAAG GCTTGGAGATCACAGACCCTGGGCAAGTGGTGTACAAGGAAGACAGAATCAGTGGAGTGGTGGAACATGAAGTAATCCTGAAATGTGGCCCTACCCTCCCTGATGTCTACATCTGGAGCTTCACCAAACCAGGAACTGAGATGATTCGAGCCGTGGTGTATAACTTTGGAAAAGGTCCAAAGCTACAGCAACTGGCCCAGAACTTGGGTGACCTGAACATCAGTAACAGCGCTTCTCTGTACATAGAGAAGCTTCCTTTAGCAGCGGAGGGCTTATACACCTGCCAAGCTCTGTATGACACTTCTGAAGGAGCCAAGCTTTACTACTACTACGTGTATCTGCGTGTTCTAG TGGCAGTCTCCAAACCATACATTTTTCGAAGTGACTCCTCAGCGGTTGAGGGTTTGTCCTTCTGGATGCACTGCAATCTGGAGAATGGCACAGAACCCATACACTATATCTGGGAACAGGAGAACCACAGTGGGCAGGTCCGCATATTGGCTGAGAGCAACAGCAGTCTGATTAATGTGACTTTGGTGACCCGCAACCACACAGGCTGGTTCAGGTGCCTGGCCAGGAATGAGGTCAATGAGGAGCGCAGTGACTGGATCTGGTTAGATGTCTTAT TTGGACCTGATCCTCCTCAGATCGATGGCACAACATATTCAGTAACATCACAAGGATATTCAGTcctggaaaaaagaaacatctccCTTGTGTGTCAAGCCTCCTCCAACCCTCCTAGCCAGTACATCTGGCTCTACAACAACTCAGAGATTTACTCTGGACGACAGCTTACCATCACCAACATCCTACGTGTAAACACAGGCTACTATGCCTGCTTGGCCCAGAACACCTACCTTAAAACCCGTTCTCAAAAAACCATCACTCTCACCGTCTACT ACCCTCCAGATGGAATGCCAACTTGTTCCATCTTCCCAGTGAATAACTACACTGACCTGGCCCTCTTCTGCTCATGGAAGGGAGGTTTTCCTCCAGCTACTCTCAAATGGAGTCCATATGTGAATGGTGAGAATGGACAGGGTGTCACTAATGTCACTCAGATTCAGCCAGGTCTGGAGACTGGTAATAACTCCGTATACACCTGTTATGGCTCACATGTTGCACTAAACTTCACTCAGACCTGCAACACCAGGACAT GGTCGCCATATGGAGAACCCCAGTGTTCTGCAAATTCTAGCCACAGTAATGAGTACCTGATGTTGTCCTGTTCATGGGAGGGTGGATTCCCTCAGGCTCTGGCATGGTGGGCTTCCAGTTCTGGAGAGTTGCAGGGTACATCTAAGGAAGCCACCAACATCTTGGTCCTGAATTCAAGTGCTACCTACAATGGCAAAACCTTTGTGTGTCATGCCAAACATCCACTgattaaagaaagcaagcagTGTGTGATCAAATTGG AGACGCCAGTGTTGATGACTCAGCACAGTGTGGTTTCAGTGTATGAGGGCAATGATGTTCAGCTCACCTGTAATCTGAGCAAAAACTACCCAccagtcacagagatcacctGGTATAACAACTCAAAGCAGAATATTGGTGAGACACCCAGGAAGTATGTCCTGCAGCAAGATGGTGTCTGGTTGAACTTGACagtgagggagacagacagcaaGGTGGACAGTGGACAGTACTGGTGTTCAGCTGCTAATGCTGTTGGAGTAGCAGAGATTCCCATTTTGCTtctggtgatga GACACCCACTGCCTCCAAATATAACAATCAGTAAGCTTATATACAGTGGGCGTCAGAGAACAGATGTTAATATGGAATGGCAAACTCAGATGGATGCTAACTTCACTGGGTTCTTCATCGAGTATCAGAGGCTCCCTGTCCCTGTAGGGAGGAGTGATATTGCCCCTCTCTGGCAAAAAGTGGCAGAAAATCTGGAGCCCAGCATCCGCAGCTACCAGATCACCAATCTGGATCCAACCAGCAAATATGCATTCCGTGTAACAGCTGTCAATTACCGAACCGTTGGAAATCCTGCAGAGATGAGGAGCCCAG TGTCAGTTCCAGTTTCTAAACCGTACATCATACTAAGTGACTCATCACCTCTGGAAGGTGCATCAGTATGGATACGCTGTGGTCTGGAGAATGGTACAGATCCTATTTACTACTTCTGGGAACAGGAGACCCGCAGTGGCCTGGTCACCACATTGGCTGAGAGCAACAGCAGTCTAATTAACATCACTTGGGTGACCCGTAACCACACCGGATGGTTTAGGTGCCTGGCCAGGAATGAGGCCAATCAGCAGCGCAGTGACCGGATCTGGTTGGATGTCATAT ATGGTCCTGACTTGCCTCAGATACAGGCCACTGGCTACTCTGTCACAGAGATGGGATTCTCAGTCCATGAGAAAGGGAATATCTCCCTTACATGTCAAGCTTCCTCTAACCCCCCCAGTCAATATGTCTGGTTCTACAACAACTCCCAGGTCTACATTGGACCACAGCTCACCATCACCAAGATCAACAGAATGCACTCAGGGAACTACACCTGTCTGGCCCAGAACACTTACCTGAACACTCACGCCAAGAAAACTATCACACTGACTGTTTATT ATCCACCAGATGGCTTTCCATCGTGTACCATGTTTCCAGCCAATAACTACTCTGATCTGGCTCTCTTCTGTTCCTGGGATGGAGGTTACCCTCCAGCTACCTTGAACTGGAGTCCAAATGTGAATGGAGACAACAGAGAGGTTATCACTAATATCACTCGGATTCAGCCAGGGTCTGATATGGCAAACAATTCAGTATTCACTTGCTATGGCTCACATGTTGCACTAAACAGCACCCAAAGCTGCAGCACCAGGACAT GGCTGCCCTATGGAGAACCCAGGTGTTCTGCAAATTCCAGTCGTAATAATGAGTACCTGATACTTTCCTGCTCCTGGGATGGTGGTTTCCCTCGGGCTCTGCTGTGGTGGGCCTCCAGTTCAGGGGACATGCAGGGCATATCTGAGTTAGACACCAGCACCCTGGTCCTGCGTTCCAGTGCTAACTACAGTGGCACAACATTTGTTTGTCATGCCAAACATCCACTGGCTAAAGAGAGCAAGCAATGCAGTTTAAAACTGG AGGCACCAGCCTTGATGACTCAGCGCAGTGTGGTTTCAGTCTTTGAAGGCACTGATGCTCTACTCACTTGCATTCTGAGTAAAAACTACCCCGTGGTCACAGAGATCACCTGGTACAACAAAATGAAGCAAAAGGTGGAGGACAATGCCAGGAAATATATCATCCAGCAAGCTGCTGGATGGTCCTTGACCGTGCGACAGACAGATGGCATGGTGGACAGTGGACAGTACTGGTGTTCTGCTACTAATGCTGTTGGAGCAGCAGAGATCCCAATCATGCTGCTGGTGATAA TGCCAGTTTCCAAACCCACCATTCTGCTGAGTGACTCTTCGCCAGTGGAAGGCACATCAGTGTTGATGCGCTGTATTGTGGAAAAGGGCACAGAACCTATTAACTACACATGGGAGCAGGAGAGCCAGACTGGGCTGATCACAACACTGGCCAGGGAAAACAGCAGTGTGGTCAGTGTTACCCGGGTCTCCCGTAACCACACTGGCTGGTTCAGGTGCCTGGCCAGGAATGAGGTCAATCAGCAACGTAGTGACCGGATCTGGTTAAATGTCTTAT ATGGTCCAGACTTACCTCAGATAGACGTCACAGCCTACTCAGTAACAGATCATGGATACACAGCTCTGGAAAATGGAAACATCTCCCTCGTGTGTCAAGCTTCCTCCAACCCTCCCAGCCAGTACGTCTGGTTCTACAACAACTCCCAGGTCTACGTTGGACCACAGCTTACCATCGCCAAGATCCTCCGTATGCAAGCAGGCTACTACGCCTGTCTGGCCCAGAATGCTAATCTCAACACCCGCTCTAAGAGAACCATCACTCTCACTGTTTACT ATCCACCAGATGGTGCTCCATCATGTTCCATATTCCCAGTAAACAACTACACTGACCTGGCTCTTGTTTGTTCCTGGGTGGGTGGATACCCACCACCAAGCCTAAACTGGAGTCCATATGTGAACAGAGACAATCCACAGGGTCCCGCTAACATCACTCGAATTCAGCCAGGGTCCGAGACGTCTAACAACTCTGTATTCACCTGCTATGGCACACATGTTGCACTAAATGTTCCCCAGAGCTGCAGCACCAGGACATGTGAGTACAGTGTAtcatatgtgtatgtgagttGTATGTGTGCTTTTAACAACATGTTGTGTTTCCCAGGGCTGCCTTATGGAGAACCCcagtgttttgtgtatgtgacTCGTAATAACGAGTACCTGATGCTTTCCTGCACCTGGGAGGGCGGTGTCCCTCGGGCTCTGCTGTCGTGGGTGTCCAGTTCAGGAGACCTGCAGGGAACATCAGAGGAGAACTCCAACATCCTGGTGTTGCGTTCCAGCGCCAACTACAGCGGCAAAGCCTTCATATGTCATGCCAAACATCCACTGGCTAAGGAGAgcaagcagtgtgtgttaaaacTAG AGGCACCAGTGTTGATGACTCAGCGCAGTGTGGTTTCAGTATATGAGGGCAATGATGTCCAGCTGACCTGCATCCTGAGCAAGAATTACCCTGCAGTCACAGAAGTCACCTGGTACAATAATTTAAAGCAGAATGTTGGTGAGACACCCAATAAATACATTCTTCAGAACGCTGCTGCCTGGTTTAACCTGACCGTCAGGGAGACAGATAGCATGATGGACAGTGGACAGTACTGGTGTTCTGCTACGAATGCAGTTGGAGGAGCAGAGATTCCTGTCTCGCTCGTGGTGAAGA GGTACCCAATGCCTCCAAATGTGACCATCAGTAAGATCACATACAGCAGCCAGAAGAGGACAGATGTCATCCTGGAGTGGTTGGTCCAGAGAGATGATGACCTCACTGGGTTCTTCATCGAGCGTCAGACGCTCCCTGTAGGCAAGAGTGATGCTGTTCCTCTTTGGCAGAAAGTGGTAGTAGATTTGGATCCAAGCACCCGCAGCTACCAGATCACCAATCTGGATCCTAGTGGGAAATATGCATTCCGTGTGACTGCTGTCAATTACAGAACCACTGGACATCCATCAGAGGTCAAGAGCCCAG CAAACCCACCCTTTAAAGCTTATCCTGCTGTTGTTGGAGCAACCATTGGAGGCATGCTTGTGGCAACATTAACTACAGTCATGCTCTTCATTTTTGTGCTGAGGAATCGCAACAGCCATCCTC GTCTCCATAGCATGATATTTGGCAG gCAGAACAGCCAGTCGAGAGAAAATATCAACTTCCCTGAGGATGAGGTTGTTAGAGAAGCAGAGGGAGAAGGACACACAGAAGAAACAAATTCCCCAAATCCAGATTCCAACAACCAGCTTACATAG